The Salminus brasiliensis chromosome 8, fSalBra1.hap2, whole genome shotgun sequence genome has a window encoding:
- the akap17a gene encoding A-kinase anchor protein 17A: MTTIVHDTTEAVQLCQEYNLYLKPIAKMTISVALPQLKMPGKSISNWEVMERLKSMVHPELFSSLRISKSTMDFIRFEGEVENRGVVKSFLAKLDGKSIKLSGFTDILKVRAAENKMDFPTRHDWDSFFRDAKDMNETVPGERPDTIHLEGLPCKWFAQKDSSSDRPAEAVLKAVFESFGKIRNVDIPMLDPYREEMTGKNFNTFSFGGHLNFEGYIQYEDHTGFVKAMDTLRGMKLMYKGDDGKAVACSVKVSFDTTKHLSESSQKKRQQERLKLQELERQKEEQKRRQKEEEERRKEEERRQRELEEEEKEKRREEKLRKREQKLKEREEKRNQKKVKKLQEEEQKKLHLKIAMEERKLLLAQRNLESIRLVAELLSRAKALKQQQLEQEKAELARQQKAELARLQQLEEKRRQQEEELRRVEGEKARALELQRKERELRDRLLGNLLKKSTNTERQEEAAPEFQAELASDATLQGCETQTQLNGVTRQVDRAKPVANAPSVTRGPQENEPRKQEKPSKKDEQRGQRERRHTPEVSGSRHGRASQTQNRSRGRSHGRRSRSGRRRSTSGRRISREGSRGYRRSQSRSRRSHERGRSSGRGSQRSSGRSHRYSHGQSSSSSSSRSSSSSSSSSRSRSRSRSRSSSRGEKRRHSYSRSRRR, from the exons ATGACCACCATCGTCCATGACACCACGGAAGCTGTGCAGCTGTGCCAGGAATACAACCTCTACCTGAAGCCCATAGCCAAGATGACCATCAGCGTGGCCCTTCCTCAGCTCAAGATGCCTGGCAAGTCCATCTCCAACTGGGAGGTGATGGAGAGGCTGAAAAGCATGGTCCACCCGGAGCTGTTTTCCTCCCTGCGAATCTCAAAGAGCACCATGGACTTCATCCGCTTCGAGGGCGAGGTGGAGAACCGCGGCGTCGTCAAGAGTTTCCTGGCCAAGCTGGACGGCAAGAGCATCAAGCTGAGCGGCTTCACGGACATCCTGAAGGTCCGGGCGGCCGAGAACAAGATGGACTTCCCCACCCGCCACGACTGGGACTCCTTCTTCAGGGACGCCAAAGACATGAACGAGACCGTTCCCGGAGAACGTCCGGACACCATCCACCTGGAGGGACTTCCCTGCAAGTGGTTCGCCCAGAAGGACAGTTCTTCAGACAGGCCCGCGGAAGCTGTCCTGAAGGCCGTCTTTGAAAGCTTCGGCAAAATCCGCAACGTGGACATCCCCATGCTGGACCCCTACAGAGAGGAAATGACCGGCAAGAACTTCAACACCTTCTCGTTCGGCGGCCATCTGAACTTCGAAGGGTACATCCAGTACGAGGACCACACTGGCTTCGTGAAAGCCATGGACACTCTGAGAGGGATGAAGCTGATGTACAAAGGAGACGACGGCAAAGCCGTGGCGTGCAGCGTTAAG GTGAGCTTTGACACAACCAAGCACCTGAGTGAGTCCTCGCAGAAGAAGAGGCAGCAGGAGCGGCTGAAGCTGCAGGAGCTGGAGAGGCAAAAGGAGGAGCAGAAGCGCAGacagaaggaagaggaggagagacgCAAGGAGGAAGAGCG GAGGCAACGcgagctggaggaggaagagaaggagaagaggagggAGGAGAAGCTGAGGAAGCGTGAGCAGAAGCTGAAGGAACGGGAGGAGAAAAGGAACCAGAAGAAGGTGAAGAAACTGCAGGAAGAGGAGCAGAAGAAGCTTCATCTGAAGATCGCCATGGAAGAGAGGAAGCTGTTGCTGGCCCAGAGGAACCTGGAGTCCATTCGGCTGGTGGCGGAACTGCTGAGCAGGGCCAAG GCcctgaaacagcagcagctggagcAGGAAAAGGCGGAGCTTGCCCGCCAGCAGAAGGCGGAGCTTGCTCGACTTCAGCAGCTGGAGGAAAAGAGGcggcagcaggaggaggagctcCGGCGGGTGGAAGGCGAGAAGGCCCGGGCTTTGGAGCTCCAAAGGAAGGAGCGAGAGCTGAGGGACCGACTGCTGGGAAACCTTCTCAAGAAAAGCACCAACACTGAGCGCCAGGAGGAGGCGGCACCTGAGTTCCAGGCAGAATTGGCAAGCGACGCGACCCTTCAGGGTTGTGAGACACAGACTCAGCTCAACGGGGTCACCCGTCAGGTGGACCGAGCCAAGCCGGTTGCCAACGCGCCTTCTGTCACTAGGGGCCCCCAGGAGAACGAACCTCGGAAGCAGGAGAAGCCGAGCAAGAAAGATGAACAAAGAGGCCAAAGGGAACGGAGGCATACGCCGGAGGTTTCCGGCAGCAGGCACGGGCGTGCCAGCCAGACGCAGAACCGCAGCAGAGGGCGGAGTCACGGGCGCAGGAGCAGGAGTGGGCGGAGGCGGAGCACGAGCGGCAGGCGAATCAGCCGAGAAGGGAGCCGCGGTTACAGGAGGAGCCAAAGCCGAAGCCGAAGAAGTCACGAGCGGGGGCGCAGCAGTGGGAGGGGGAGCCAAAGGAGCAGTGGGCGGAGCCATCGGTATAGCCACGGccaaagcagcagcagtagcagcagtaggagtagcagcagcagtagcagcagctccagaagtAGAAGCAGAAGCAGGAGTCGCTCCTCCAGCCGAGGGGAAAAGAGACGGCACTCCTACAGCCGCTCCAGGCGGCGCTGA
- the asmt gene encoding acetylserotonin O-methyltransferase, whose translation MAVAKEDMYPKKLLEYMEGYLVSKTLFTACELGVFDLLQDSERPLALADIAQALGSSEDGMGRLLSACVGLELLNTQTTADEPVLYSNTEMSSVFLTKSSPRSLYHSIDYNSNTMYLCWHYLPHAVREGKNQYEKAFGVSSKDLFEAVYRSDEEMVKFMWLMNSIWNVCGRDVVSAFDLSPFKSIYDLGGCSGALARQCVKLYPDCTVTIFDLPKVVEMSREHFLSPEEDRISFHEGDFFRDSLPEADLYILARILHDWTDERNIELLAKIYQSCRPGSGVLVVEALLSEDNSGPLTAQLYSLNMLVQTEGRERKGSEYAALLAKAGFTTVHIRKTGKLYDSVLGLK comes from the exons ATGGCTGTCGCTAAAGAGGATATGTACCCTAAGAAACTTCTGGAGTACATGGAGGGCTACCTGGTGTCCAAG ACGCTGTTTACTGCATGTGAGTTGGGGGTGTTTGACCTGCTGCAGGACTCAGAGCGCCCCCTGGCTTTAGCAGACATAGCGCAGGCTTTGGGCAGCAGTGAGGACGGCATGGGCAGACTGCTCTCGGCCTGTGTTGGACTGGAGCTGCTGAACACGCAGACCACCGCAGACGAGCCTg tcctgtacagtaacacagagatGTCCAGCGTGTTTCTGACCAAGTCCAGCCCTCGCTCCCTGTACCACTCCATCGACTACAACTCCAACACCATGTACCTGTGCTGGCATTACCTTCCCCACGCCGTCAG AGAGGGGAAGAACCAGTACGAGAAGGCATTTGGCGTGAGCTCCAAGGACCTGTTTGAAGCTGTGTACAG GTCCGATGAGGAGATGGTGAAGTTCATGTGGCTGATGAACTCCATCTGGAACGTCTGTGGCAGGGACGTGGTCTCGGCCTTCGACCTCTCTCCGTTTAAGAGCATTTATGATCTGGGAG GGTGTAGCGGAGCGTTGGCCAGGCAGTGTGTGAAGCTCTACCCCGACTGCACCGTCACTATCTTCGACCTGCCGAAAGTTGTGGAGATGAGCCGAGAGCACTTCCTGTCGCCTGAGGAAGACCGGATCTCTTTCCATGAGG gagACTTCTTCAGGGACAGTCTTCCAGAGGCTGACCTCTACATCTTGGCAAGGATTCTGCACGACTGGACAGACGAGAGGAACATTGAGCTGCTGGCCAAAATTTACCAGTCCTGCAGGCCag gcagtGGGGTGTTAGTGGTTGAAGCTCTGCTCAGTGAGGACAACAGTGGGCCCCTGACTGCTCAGCTCTACTCTCTGAACATGCTGGTGCAGACCGAGGGCCGGGAGAGGAAGGGCTCTGAGTACGCGGCCCTGCTGGCCAAGGCCGGATTTACAACCGTCCACATCCGCAAGACCGGGAAACTGTACGACTCCGTACTCGGACTGAAGTAG